The Paenibacillus sp. RC334 nucleotide sequence ACGCCAAGCACGGTCCATAACATCAGCCCCCGGTTACGTTCCCCGATCTTCCATACACTGGCCCGAAAACGGTACACAATGAATACAAACGCACCGAAGAACAAAGCGGCAAAGATCGCCAGCGGAGTCGCATAAGCAGATGAAGACTGTCCGCCTCTTCCACCACTCATACCACCGCCGGGTCCGCCCATGCTCATACCAGGGCCGCCGTTACCGGACATACCGCCCGGACCTCGCTGTTGCCCGTCTCTGACAGCACCGTTGCCTCCGGAGGTAGATGTGTCATTCCCGGCCGTTGTACCTTTATCACCCGATGTCGATGTACCTTGGGTGGATGAATCGGCAGATTGGCCTGTCGTACCTTGACTCTTACCGTCAGAGCTGTCCATGGTATCCGTCGATGTCGAATTGGAGCGGGTATCCTGCCCTACATTTCCTGCTCCACGATTTCCAGCGCTCTGTCCGTTCGAGGGGCGTTGCCCCGGCGCTCCCATGCCTCTACCGGGTCCGCCGCCTCCTCCAAATCCGCCGGACGGGCCCTGTCTAATAGCAGCAGACTGGGATGCCGAGCTGCCAGAATAACTCCATAACGAAACCACACTAACCACAGCACACAATATGAGACTGAACAGAAGTATATATTTCAGGCGGTTCTCTTTCCGCACGTTCAAATCCGATGCACCTCTCTCTGTATCTATTTTCCTCATATTGTATCTGTCATAGCTGAGGGCATCGTGAGTTCTGGCTGAAAGTTGGCTGAATACAGAATCATTTCTTCACAAATTGCCGCTCCATCTCCTGAATGGCCCGTTCGATTGAGTCCTGTGGATGTTCAAGCAGGTTGCCATGTCCGACAGCCAGTAGAGATGGCTTGAATCGCGCCAGCTTTTTGGCGCTTTCCAGTGAAATTTCCCTGTTCCAGGTGGCCAGTGCGGGAAATGGAAACAGCGGCTTAAGCCTCCCTGACACCGCAACGCCGCCTCGGACCTGGAGGGCATCGCCTGCAATCAATGCACGGGTACGAGTGTCCAAAAATGCCATCGAGCCTGGCGTATGTCCCGGTGCGCTGATCGCCAGCAACGAACCCACATGATCCCCTTCTTGCAGCAGAACGTCAGGCTGTGTACGGATGTTTTTGGGCACACTGCCCCGAATCGGAGTATTCGGTTCACCCGTATCCAGCGATACATCGCCCTTTAACAGCCGCGCATCCCGTCTGGAAATGAATACTTGCACATCCGGATGCCGTGCCTTCAACCTATCCAGTGCACCCACATGATCCTCATGGGCATGAGTAAGTACAATTCGTAGGATTGGCTGCCCCATCCGCGCAACAGCCTTCTCGATACCATCTGCACTATAAGGAAGTCCGGCATCTATCAATGTTAGCCCCTCCTTTTCCTGCACCAAATAGCAGTTCACCGGGAACAGTCTCGGCAGAAACGTCAATTGAACTACATGCTGCACCTGAACAACACGCATCCATCTCATCTCCTCATCTCGTTTAAAACTAATTATATTAGTATTATAAATAATATCATTAGTTTTAAACAAATCTTTTCGCAGATATTCCGCAGCAAAAAGGCAGACCCGGAATAACATCCCTGGTCTGCCTCTCTCCAACTATGATGTGAATGCTCCTAAATCCATCAACCCTGCTGGACAGCCTCAGCAATGGGCGTGCTGCCTGACGCCAGATTAATCGCACGGTGATACGTCTGCCGTTCATCCAGTGCCGCTACCACTACTGCCGCTACATCCTCACGGGAAATGGTGCTAACGGAAGAATCATCTCCCGTAGCGACCTTTCCGATACCGGGATCATCTGTCAATCCACCCGGACGAAGGATCGTGTAATCCAGATTACTCGCTTCCAGCAAGCGATCTGCATAATGCTTTGCCACGTAATACGGCTTAATCGACTCAGGCCATTGCTCCCGATTCTCCGCATGCCTTGCGCTGACCATAATGAAGCGGTGAATGCCTGCCTGCTTGGCAGCTTCCATAGCCTTGACTGCTCCATCGAGGTCGATAAGCAGGGTTTTGTCCGCGCCTGTTTTGCCACCGGAACCTGCCGTGAATACGATAGCATCGCTACCCTTTACGGCTGCGGCAATGTCGTCAACCGTTCCTTCGAGATCAGCGATCACCGTTTCCGCACCCAAACGTTCAAGCGCTTCAGCCTGATCCTGATTGCGAATCAACGCCTTTACGCGATGCGAGTCATTTTCACCCAGCAGACGAACAAGATGTCTGCCTACTTTTCCATTTGCGCCAATCACCAGTACGTTCACAATATCCCTCCTGTATTCGCAGTCTCTCATCTACATTATACAGAAGTATTTTACCCGTATGGTTCAAGTCGCAATCAGATGGGTATGTCGAGTTTGTGATCAGGTTGTCTTACAGCTTGGCTTCCCGCTCCCAGCACTCCACTTGCTCCAGCCCCGGAATGCTATCTTTGTAGAACACAGGGTCGTGACCCGCCTTTTTCTGCCGTGAATAATCCTTTAAGGCTGCAAAAGCGACTCGGGATAAAAGGGCAATGGCAATCAGATTGACGACAACCATCATGCCCATAAATAAATCAGCCAAATCCCACACCAGTTGCACCTTGGCCACCGCTCCGAAAATCACCATGCCAATTACAGCAGCGCGATACAGCCATACCCAGATTTTCTTGGATTTCATAAACTCGATGTTCGTTTCACCGTAATAGTAGTTACCGATCAATGTGCTGAAAGCGAACAGGAATACCATGATGGCAAGAAAACCGGACGCCCACGGGCCGATGTGCACACTAAGAGCCGCCTGGGTCAGCTCAATACCACTAAGTCCCGGCTTCGTATACGCACCGGATAACAAAATAATCATTGCCGTGCTCGTACATATAATAAGCGTATCCGTCAGCACCCCGAATGCCTGGATCAAGCCTTGCTTGACCGGATGGCTGGTGTCTGCCGTAGCTGCCGCATTCGGTGCGCTCCCCATTCCTGCTTCATTGGAAAATAAACCACGCTTGATGCCGTGCATCAGAGCTGCCCCGATGGAGCCTCCCGCAACCTGCTCGAAACCGAACGCACTGCGTACAATCAGGGACAATATCTGCGGCAATTGCTGAATATTAATGATTACAATAAACAGCGCAATTCCGATATACAGCACTGCCAGTACAATGACGATATATTCGGACATTTTGGCAATCCGCTTGATCCCCCCAAAAATAATGACCGCAAACACAGCCGCCATCAGCAGACCTACAACCAGCCGACTCGTGCCGAAGGCATTTTCGAAAGCTAGCGTAATCGTGTTGGACTGCACCGCGTTAAAGACCAGACCAAAGCTCAGTGTAATCAGTATCGCAAAAACAATACCCATCCACCGCTTCTTCAATCCGATCTCCATGTAATACGCGGGGCCACCGCGGAATCCATCTTTGTCCTTCACTTTATATACTTGGGCTAATGTGCTTTCAACGAAGCTGGAGGCTGATCCGATAATCGCAATGATCCACATCCAGAACACCGCACCCGGCCCACCCAGCGCAATGGCAAGAGCAATCCCTGTAATGTTACCCGTACCTACACGCGCCGCCATGCTGATACAAAATGCCTGAAAAGGCGAAATGCTGTCCCTGGAGCCGCGCTTCGACTCTTTCAGAACGCGGAACATATCTCCGATCATTCGTACTTGCAGACCCTTAGTGCGGAACGTAAAAAATAGTCCCAATGCGATCAGCATGACAATTAACAACTTGGACCAGAAAAAGTCGTTAATTACACCGATCACATCCTGTAAAAGCTGTTGCATCCACAATCCCCCAATATCCCTTGATTCATTCCCGCTGTAGAACCGGTTCCATATTCGGCCGTTTAACAGTATTTTTTGAGTATAACAATTTTTAGCCACACAGAACAGATAATTATACATTTTATTTTATAGAAGCCATTAACAGGAAACCTCACAGAGTTTGAACCTCATGTTATACTCATTTCTGCTGCACACGCAAACCTGCCAAAAAAGTGTTCATCATGACTTCAATACTCCGATCCACTTCTACGGGCAAACCAAAGCCGCCCTTCTGTTCGAGCGAGGCAAAACCATGAAGCAGACTGCGGAACCCCCTCGCCGCATGAACACAATCCTCTTCCTTAAATCCGTAACCGCTGGACAGAACAGAAATAACAAGCTCCGCCACACGATCCGCAGCCTGCCTCACTTCGGGATTATTTCGATCAGTTGCATACAGCATCGCTTCATACAAACCAGGTCGTTCGCGGGCATATCGCATATAGGCTTTCCCCATAGCGGTCAATGCATCGTCACCCGCTCTGCCAACCGCCGCGCTCATCAAAGCTTCCTCCAACTGTCCCAGGCTGTGCAGAGCCAGCACTTGGCGCAGTCCGTTCAACCCGTCCACGTGGTTATACAAAGACGGGGGGCGAATGTGCAGCTTCTGCGCCAGCGTGGTGAGCGTGACATCGCCCATCCCCCGTTCATTGGCAATGTCCTCGGCAGCCTGTAGAATATCGTGCAGCTTCACTCCGTTTCTGGGTGACATCAGCATTTCTCCTTTAATCGAATTTCTAATTTCTATGTAAGGCATTGACGTGAGCATTTTGCATAAAGCGTCGGGAATCGAATGATGCAAAATGCTGACGTATAAAAATACAAAATGAGCCTGATTTCTATTTTAGCTAATCCTATTAGTTTACCTATTAGTTTATACAAAAAAGCTATGGTTTGAAAGCATATCAGCTTTTACTGATATAATGAACGAAGCAAGATCATAGAGCGGGTCTGACCACTTTTTCGATCCCATGTAAAGGAGATAGCTATATCTATGGATCCCAAGCCACTTCCAGCCATTGAATTTAAGCACATCACCAAATACTTCATCGGGTCTGAACAGCAACGTGCTGTCCTGAATGGAATTACGGCAAAAGTTTCTCCCGGCAAAATCACCACGCTGGTTGGCCCGTCCGGGTCTGGTAAAAGCACGCTGCTTTCACTGTGTAATCTTCTACTGACGCCGGATGAAGGGGAAATCAGCGTATTCGGCAAGCCCCTTTCCGAATGGGAAATCCCTGAACTGAGACGAAAGGTCGCACTGGTTTTTCAGGATGCCCCCATGCTGCAAGGAACCGTTCTGTATAATCTTCAGACCGTAGAACGGTTGCATGGCACGGTGCTGCATGATCCAGGCGACTTGTTAGAGCGTGTAGGGCTTACCCGCGATCTACTGGAGCAAAAGGCGCAGGAGCTATCCGGAGGTCAAAGACAGCGCTTGGCCTTGGCGCGAACGCTTGCGAACCGCCCGGATATTTTACTGCTGGATGAGATTACTTCCGCACTGGACCCGGCCTCGGTCAAAGAGGTAGAGGAACTGTTGCTTCAAATGAACAAAGAAGAGGGAACGACGATGATCTGGATTACGCATCATATGGAACAAGCCC carries:
- a CDS encoding MBL fold metallo-hydrolase; the encoded protein is MRVVQVQHVVQLTFLPRLFPVNCYLVQEKEGLTLIDAGLPYSADGIEKAVARMGQPILRIVLTHAHEDHVGALDRLKARHPDVQVFISRRDARLLKGDVSLDTGEPNTPIRGSVPKNIRTQPDVLLQEGDHVGSLLAISAPGHTPGSMAFLDTRTRALIAGDALQVRGGVAVSGRLKPLFPFPALATWNREISLESAKKLARFKPSLLAVGHGNLLEHPQDSIERAIQEMERQFVKK
- a CDS encoding SDR family oxidoreductase produces the protein MNVLVIGANGKVGRHLVRLLGENDSHRVKALIRNQDQAEALERLGAETVIADLEGTVDDIAAAVKGSDAIVFTAGSGGKTGADKTLLIDLDGAVKAMEAAKQAGIHRFIMVSARHAENREQWPESIKPYYVAKHYADRLLEASNLDYTILRPGGLTDDPGIGKVATGDDSSVSTISREDVAAVVVAALDERQTYHRAINLASGSTPIAEAVQQG
- a CDS encoding alanine/glycine:cation symporter family protein, whose translation is MQQLLQDVIGVINDFFWSKLLIVMLIALGLFFTFRTKGLQVRMIGDMFRVLKESKRGSRDSISPFQAFCISMAARVGTGNITGIALAIALGGPGAVFWMWIIAIIGSASSFVESTLAQVYKVKDKDGFRGGPAYYMEIGLKKRWMGIVFAILITLSFGLVFNAVQSNTITLAFENAFGTSRLVVGLLMAAVFAVIIFGGIKRIAKMSEYIVIVLAVLYIGIALFIVIINIQQLPQILSLIVRSAFGFEQVAGGSIGAALMHGIKRGLFSNEAGMGSAPNAAATADTSHPVKQGLIQAFGVLTDTLIICTSTAMIILLSGAYTKPGLSGIELTQAALSVHIGPWASGFLAIMVFLFAFSTLIGNYYYGETNIEFMKSKKIWVWLYRAAVIGMVIFGAVAKVQLVWDLADLFMGMMVVVNLIAIALLSRVAFAALKDYSRQKKAGHDPVFYKDSIPGLEQVECWEREAKL
- a CDS encoding TetR/AcrR family transcriptional regulator → MSPRNGVKLHDILQAAEDIANERGMGDVTLTTLAQKLHIRPPSLYNHVDGLNGLRQVLALHSLGQLEEALMSAAVGRAGDDALTAMGKAYMRYARERPGLYEAMLYATDRNNPEVRQAADRVAELVISVLSSGYGFKEEDCVHAARGFRSLLHGFASLEQKGGFGLPVEVDRSIEVMMNTFLAGLRVQQK
- a CDS encoding phosphate ABC transporter ATP-binding protein, producing MDPKPLPAIEFKHITKYFIGSEQQRAVLNGITAKVSPGKITTLVGPSGSGKSTLLSLCNLLLTPDEGEISVFGKPLSEWEIPELRRKVALVFQDAPMLQGTVLYNLQTVERLHGTVLHDPGDLLERVGLTRDLLEQKAQELSGGQRQRLALARTLANRPDILLLDEITSALDPASVKEVEELLLQMNKEEGTTMIWITHHMEQARRVGHETWLMIDGKLVEQADTEAFFDAPQHNETRRFIAGEWV